In a single window of the Thermus amyloliquefaciens genome:
- the glmM gene encoding phosphoglucosamine mutase yields the protein MRRYFGTDGVRGEAGKPPLTPEFVLRLGQAAGAHLRRGSPRPVVLLAKDTRESSDLLEAALAAGLMSQGVRVEHLGVLPTPGLAYLTRHLQASAGAMISASHNPYQDNGIKFFGPEGEKLPDPVEEEIEALLEEEHPTRGIGTVGDFREAERMYLDFLLAHAPDLSGLRVGLDLAHGATYRIGPRLFQRAGAEVMAFFNTPDGRNINKACGSTHPEALSRFVVELGLDLGIAFDGDGDRVQFIDRKGRLFHGDHILYLAALAYGEKGVVGTVMSNMGLEVALREKGLGFHRAAVGDRYVLEAMKAKGLYLGGEPSGHVIFLRHHTTGDGLLTALLTLKALKALGGDLAEWYEALPMYPQVLLNVRVSDKNRVMAHPRLEEAVRAAEARLGGFGRVNVRPSGTEPVVRVMVEAKEGAEELARELADLVARLDRE from the coding sequence ATGAGGCGCTACTTCGGCACCGACGGGGTGCGGGGGGAGGCGGGCAAGCCCCCCCTCACCCCGGAGTTCGTCCTCAGGCTGGGCCAGGCGGCGGGGGCCCATCTCCGCCGGGGGAGCCCCAGGCCGGTGGTGCTCCTGGCCAAGGACACCCGGGAGTCCAGCGACCTTTTGGAGGCCGCCTTGGCCGCGGGGCTCATGAGCCAGGGGGTGCGGGTGGAGCACCTGGGGGTCCTGCCCACCCCCGGGCTCGCCTACCTGACCCGGCACCTCCAGGCCAGTGCCGGGGCCATGATCTCCGCCAGCCACAACCCCTACCAGGACAACGGCATCAAGTTCTTTGGCCCAGAGGGGGAGAAGCTTCCCGACCCCGTGGAGGAGGAGATTGAGGCCCTCTTGGAGGAGGAGCACCCCACCCGGGGCATCGGCACCGTGGGGGACTTCCGGGAGGCGGAAAGGATGTACCTGGACTTCCTCCTGGCCCACGCCCCGGACCTTTCGGGCCTTCGGGTGGGCCTGGACCTGGCCCACGGGGCCACCTACCGCATAGGCCCCAGGCTCTTCCAGCGGGCGGGGGCCGAGGTGATGGCCTTCTTCAACACCCCGGACGGGCGGAACATCAACAAGGCCTGCGGCTCCACCCACCCCGAGGCCTTGAGCCGCTTCGTGGTGGAGCTGGGCCTGGACCTGGGGATCGCCTTTGACGGGGATGGGGACCGGGTGCAGTTCATAGACCGGAAGGGGCGCCTTTTCCACGGGGACCACATCCTTTACCTGGCCGCCTTGGCCTATGGGGAAAAGGGGGTGGTGGGCACGGTGATGAGCAACATGGGCCTCGAGGTGGCCCTGAGGGAAAAGGGCCTTGGCTTCCACCGGGCGGCGGTGGGGGACCGGTACGTGCTGGAGGCGATGAAGGCAAAGGGGCTTTACTTGGGCGGGGAGCCCTCGGGGCACGTGATCTTTCTCCGGCACCACACCACGGGGGATGGGCTCCTCACCGCCCTCCTCACCCTGAAGGCCCTGAAGGCCCTGGGGGGGGACCTGGCCGAATGGTACGAGGCCTTGCCCATGTACCCCCAGGTGCTTTTGAACGTGCGGGTTTCCGACAAGAACCGGGTCATGGCCCATCCCCGCCTCGAGGAGGCGGTGCGGGCGGCGGAGGCACGCCTTGGGGGGTTCGGCCGGGTGAACGTGCGCCCCTCGGGCACCGAGCCTGTGGTGCGGGTGATGGTGGAGGCCAAGGAGGGGGCGGAGGAGCTGGCCAGGGAGCTGGCCGATCTGGTGGCCCGCCTGGACCGGGAGTAA
- a CDS encoding ribosome-binding factor A gives MSYGRAHLEERLKRALAEAIHGLEDPRLFLLTVEAVRLSPDGRVLTVYVEAFQEEEKALSALEHAKPRLLGAVARKVRMRHLPRLEFLPWRA, from the coding sequence GTGAGTTACGGAAGGGCCCACCTGGAGGAGCGCCTCAAGCGGGCGCTGGCCGAGGCCATCCATGGCCTGGAGGACCCCCGGCTTTTCCTCCTCACCGTGGAGGCGGTGCGCCTTTCCCCGGATGGCCGGGTGCTCACGGTGTACGTGGAGGCCTTCCAGGAGGAGGAAAAGGCGCTTTCGGCCCTGGAGCACGCAAAGCCCCGCCTCCTGGGGGCCGTGGCCCGGAAGGTGCGGATGCGCCACCTGCCCCGGTTGGAGTTCCTGCCGTGGAGAGCCTGA
- a CDS encoding acyl-CoA thioesterase → MESLTRIKVRYAETDQMGVVHHSVYAVYLEAARVDFLEKAGLPYHRVEARGVFFPVVELGLTFRAPARFGEEVWVRTWLERLSRRDLTFRYRVEREGVLLAEGFTRHLCQVGERAGRIPEDIYQTLSVLHLG, encoded by the coding sequence GTGGAGAGCCTGACCCGGATCAAGGTGCGCTACGCGGAGACCGACCAGATGGGGGTGGTGCACCACTCCGTCTATGCCGTCTACCTGGAGGCCGCCCGGGTGGACTTCTTGGAAAAGGCGGGGCTTCCCTACCACCGGGTGGAGGCCCGGGGGGTCTTCTTCCCCGTGGTGGAGCTGGGGCTTACCTTCCGCGCCCCAGCCCGCTTCGGGGAGGAGGTCTGGGTGCGCACCTGGCTGGAGCGGCTTTCCCGGCGGGACCTCACCTTCCGCTACCGGGTGGAGCGGGAAGGGGTCCTTTTGGCGGAGGGCTTCACCCGCCACCTTTGCCAGGTGGGGGAGAGGGCCGGGCGCATCCCCGAGGACATCTACCAGACCTTGAGTGTGCTACACTTAGGGTAG
- a CDS encoding aspartate aminotransferase family protein yields MSHDPFTLFERHINPGLAGLLRFTGLDRVESHAEGPYVWDTTGKRYLDFLGLYGTLNLGHRHPKVVEAVKRQLDRMPMSVRVLVSEPTARLAAKLAEITPEGLEMVFFGNSGAEAVEAAIKLARAYTGKPGIVTTQGGFHGKTLGALSLTPKPEYQDPAKPLVPGVKVVPYGDLEALEAAIDEETAAVIVEPIQGEGGIRVPPEGYLKGVRELTRAKGVLMIADEVQTGLGRTGRLFGVDWEGVAPDLMTLAKALGGGVMPIGACVGRREVFEVFKANPLYHSSTFGGNPLAAAAALAAIEVTLEENLPQRALEMGGHLMEGLKALKAQYPHLIEDVRGRGLMLGVEFTDADIGALVVAELAERGVITAFGLNNPKVVRLEPPLIIGKEHVDEALSAFSESLKATEKALEGLLG; encoded by the coding sequence ATGAGCCACGACCCCTTTACCCTCTTTGAGCGCCACATCAATCCCGGCTTGGCAGGCTTGCTCCGCTTCACCGGTCTGGACCGGGTGGAGTCCCATGCGGAAGGCCCCTACGTTTGGGACACCACGGGCAAGCGCTACCTGGACTTTTTGGGCCTATACGGCACCCTGAACCTGGGCCACCGCCACCCCAAGGTGGTGGAGGCGGTGAAGCGGCAGCTGGACCGCATGCCCATGTCCGTCAGGGTGCTGGTGTCCGAGCCCACGGCCCGCCTGGCCGCCAAGCTGGCCGAGATCACCCCGGAGGGCTTGGAGATGGTCTTCTTCGGCAACTCCGGGGCGGAGGCGGTGGAGGCGGCCATCAAGCTGGCCCGGGCCTACACGGGCAAGCCCGGCATCGTCACCACCCAGGGGGGCTTCCACGGCAAGACCCTGGGGGCCCTTTCCCTCACCCCCAAGCCCGAGTACCAGGACCCGGCCAAGCCCCTGGTGCCGGGGGTGAAGGTGGTGCCCTACGGGGACCTGGAGGCCTTGGAAGCGGCCATAGATGAGGAAACGGCCGCGGTGATCGTGGAGCCCATCCAGGGGGAGGGGGGCATCCGGGTGCCCCCGGAGGGTTACCTCAAGGGGGTGCGGGAGCTCACCCGGGCGAAGGGGGTGCTCATGATCGCCGACGAGGTGCAGACCGGCCTCGGGCGCACGGGCAGGCTCTTCGGGGTGGACTGGGAGGGGGTGGCCCCCGACCTCATGACCCTGGCCAAGGCCCTGGGGGGCGGGGTGATGCCCATCGGGGCCTGCGTGGGGCGGAGGGAGGTGTTTGAGGTCTTCAAGGCCAACCCCCTTTACCACTCCTCCACCTTTGGCGGCAACCCCCTGGCGGCGGCGGCGGCCTTGGCGGCCATTGAGGTGACCCTCGAGGAGAACCTGCCGCAAAGGGCCCTGGAGATGGGGGGCCACCTCATGGAGGGGCTAAAGGCCCTCAAGGCCCAGTACCCCCACCTGATTGAGGACGTGCGGGGCAGGGGGCTGATGCTGGGCGTGGAGTTTACGGATGCCGACATCGGCGCCCTGGTGGTGGCGGAGCTGGCCGAAAGGGGGGTGATCACCGCCTTCGGGCTCAACAACCCCAAGGTGGTGCGCCTCGAGCCCCCCCTCATCATCGGCAAGGAGCATGTGGACGAGGCCCTTTCCGCCTTCTCGGAGAGCCTGAAGGCCACGGAGAAGGCCCTGGAGGGCCTCCTAGGATAG
- the rnr gene encoding ribonuclease R codes for MRETLLEFFKKTGRPHRLEEILRRFGLEKREAKAYLRGLVREGLLEKKGSQYFLPARVQGPISLHRDGYGFVRLPEKDLFIPPGHTQDAWPEDLVEARLMPPGRDGKPWGVVERVLKRARERVVGTLDFRKGYAVLLPDEPGLPELRLLPEGLHGLKRGSRIVVKVHYDRRPYGEFLEYLGEGDAPETETEAVIAKYGLRAEFPEEVLREAEAIPLEIPEAELRRREDFRSLRVFTVDGVDAKDFDDAIHVERLPKGYRLGVHIADVSHYVKEGSALDREALLRGTSVYLPGRVLPMLPERLSNGVCSLRPGEDRLVLSVLVDLDEDLEVKRVRFAEGVIRSVARLTYTEVEAFAEGFGLPEEHAFLAEDLALLLDLTQRLRQKRLEAGSLDFSFPEVKVEVEEGTLHLLPQEEPKARSLIEELMLLANQKVAEHLVRRGLPGLFRVHEEPLEEAYAKLRQALARLGYSLPEKLSPKALQKVLLEAKGRPEEPVVANLVLRSLRLARYASENLGHFGLAMEHYLHFTSPIRRYPDLVVHRVLKALLRRTLTPAKKARWQGSFPAIAEQASEMERKAEAAERELTKYYMAKWAELHLGERFLGKVTGVAPFGAFVTLKNGVEGLVRLEALGPYTYSEEALALLGPKGRRIRLGDEMEVVIAAANPRLRQVDLVPYVEKTPEKGGEEKAKEPRGQKSKKEEEIMRKVVGPPKERHRDDRPERATVNTVYFGEWQPKEGQEKPRPGRRKRRR; via the coding sequence ATGCGGGAAACCTTACTGGAGTTTTTCAAGAAGACCGGCAGGCCCCACCGTCTGGAGGAGATCCTCAGGCGCTTTGGCCTGGAGAAGCGGGAGGCCAAGGCCTACCTGAGGGGCCTGGTGCGGGAAGGCCTTTTGGAGAAGAAGGGGAGCCAGTACTTCCTTCCGGCCCGGGTGCAGGGGCCCATCAGCCTCCACCGGGACGGGTACGGCTTCGTGCGGTTGCCGGAGAAGGACCTCTTCATCCCCCCCGGCCACACCCAGGACGCCTGGCCCGAGGACCTGGTGGAGGCCCGCCTCATGCCCCCGGGGCGGGACGGGAAGCCCTGGGGGGTGGTGGAAAGGGTCCTGAAGCGGGCCCGGGAGCGGGTGGTGGGTACCCTGGATTTCCGCAAGGGGTATGCCGTGCTCCTTCCCGATGAGCCGGGGCTTCCGGAGCTGAGGCTTCTTCCCGAGGGGCTCCACGGCCTCAAGCGGGGGAGCCGCATCGTGGTGAAGGTGCACTACGACCGGCGCCCCTACGGGGAGTTCCTGGAGTACCTGGGGGAGGGGGACGCCCCGGAGACCGAGACCGAGGCGGTCATCGCCAAGTACGGCCTCCGGGCGGAGTTCCCGGAGGAGGTGCTGCGGGAGGCGGAGGCCATTCCCCTGGAGATCCCCGAGGCGGAGCTCAGAAGGCGGGAGGACTTCCGCTCCTTGCGGGTCTTCACCGTGGACGGGGTGGACGCCAAGGACTTTGACGACGCCATCCACGTGGAGCGCCTGCCCAAGGGCTACCGCCTCGGGGTGCACATCGCCGACGTTTCCCACTACGTGAAGGAGGGTAGCGCCCTGGACCGGGAGGCCCTCCTAAGGGGGACGAGCGTCTACCTGCCGGGAAGGGTGTTGCCCATGCTCCCCGAGCGCCTTTCCAACGGGGTCTGCTCCTTGAGGCCCGGGGAGGACCGGTTGGTGCTCTCCGTCCTGGTGGACCTGGACGAGGACCTGGAGGTGAAGCGGGTGCGCTTTGCGGAAGGGGTCATAAGGAGCGTGGCCCGCCTCACCTACACCGAGGTGGAGGCCTTCGCCGAGGGGTTTGGCCTTCCCGAGGAGCACGCCTTTTTGGCGGAGGACCTGGCGCTCCTTCTGGACCTGACGCAAAGGCTTAGGCAAAAGCGCCTCGAGGCGGGGTCCTTGGACTTCAGCTTCCCCGAGGTGAAGGTGGAGGTGGAGGAGGGCACCCTGCACCTCCTGCCCCAGGAGGAGCCCAAGGCCAGGAGCCTCATTGAGGAGCTGATGCTCCTGGCCAACCAGAAGGTGGCGGAGCACCTGGTGCGCCGGGGGCTTCCGGGCCTTTTTCGGGTGCACGAGGAACCCCTGGAGGAGGCCTACGCCAAGCTCCGCCAGGCCCTGGCCCGGCTGGGCTATTCCCTTCCCGAGAAGCTTTCCCCCAAGGCCCTGCAGAAGGTGCTCCTGGAGGCCAAGGGCCGCCCGGAGGAGCCCGTGGTGGCCAACCTGGTCCTGCGCTCCTTGCGCCTGGCCCGCTACGCCTCGGAGAACCTGGGGCACTTCGGCCTGGCCATGGAGCACTACCTGCACTTCACGAGCCCCATCCGCCGCTACCCGGACCTGGTGGTGCACCGGGTGCTGAAGGCCCTCCTGAGGCGCACCCTCACCCCGGCGAAAAAGGCCAGGTGGCAAGGCTCCTTCCCCGCCATCGCCGAGCAGGCCTCGGAGATGGAAAGGAAGGCGGAGGCGGCGGAGCGGGAGCTCACCAAGTACTACATGGCCAAGTGGGCCGAGCTCCACTTGGGGGAGCGGTTTTTGGGCAAGGTGACGGGGGTGGCCCCCTTTGGGGCCTTCGTTACCCTGAAAAACGGGGTGGAGGGCCTGGTGCGCCTCGAGGCCCTGGGGCCCTACACCTACAGCGAGGAGGCTTTGGCCCTGCTGGGCCCCAAGGGCAGGCGGATCCGCCTGGGGGACGAGATGGAGGTGGTCATCGCCGCCGCCAACCCCAGGCTTAGGCAGGTGGACCTGGTGCCCTACGTGGAGAAAACCCCCGAGAAGGGGGGAGAGGAGAAGGCGAAGGAGCCAAGGGGGCAGAAGTCCAAGAAAGAGGAGGAGATCATGCGCAAAGTGGTGGGACCGCCCAAGGAAAGGCACCGCGACGACCGGCCCGAGCGGGCCACGGTGAACACCGTTTACTTCGGCGAGTGGCAGCCCAAGGAAGGGCAGGAGAAGCCCCGCCCAGGCCGCAGGAAGCGGCGCCGCTAG
- a CDS encoding DNA-methyltransferase, translated as MLIRNPLEANVTGTIYFADNLEVLRALPAASVDLIYIDPPFNTGKVQKRTQLKTRRSPEGDRVGFQGHRYESIVVGSKRFNDFFDDYLAFLEPRLVEAYRVLAPHGSLYFHVDYREVHYCKVLLDAIFGRRSFLNEIIWAYDYGGRPKNRWPPKHDNILLYVKDPSNYVFNVDEIERIPYMAPGLVGPEKAARGKLPTDVWWHTIVPTNSSEKTGYPTQKPLGILRRIVQASSRPGAIVLDFFAGSGTTGVAALELGRRFILVDNNPEALAVMARRFEGVHGIEWVGFDPTPFQKREEQRRLFSAPAAPEE; from the coding sequence ATGCTAATCAGGAATCCACTTGAGGCCAATGTGACAGGGACTATCTACTTTGCTGACAACCTTGAGGTTCTCCGGGCGCTTCCGGCAGCGTCTGTGGATCTGATCTACATTGATCCTCCTTTCAATACCGGGAAGGTTCAGAAGCGGACGCAGCTCAAAACGAGGCGTTCCCCCGAAGGGGACCGCGTCGGATTCCAGGGCCACCGCTACGAGAGCATCGTCGTGGGAAGCAAGCGCTTCAACGACTTCTTCGACGACTATCTGGCGTTCTTGGAGCCGCGTCTCGTCGAGGCATATCGCGTCTTGGCACCACACGGTTCCCTGTATTTCCACGTGGACTATCGCGAGGTGCACTACTGTAAGGTTCTCCTTGATGCAATATTCGGCCGCCGGTCCTTCTTGAACGAGATCATCTGGGCGTACGACTATGGCGGCCGCCCCAAGAACCGCTGGCCCCCAAAGCACGACAATATCCTGCTCTACGTCAAGGACCCATCGAACTATGTGTTCAATGTCGATGAGATCGAGCGCATACCTTACATGGCACCCGGTCTTGTGGGTCCAGAAAAGGCGGCGCGTGGAAAGCTCCCGACCGATGTCTGGTGGCACACCATAGTTCCAACCAACAGCTCCGAAAAAACCGGGTATCCAACACAGAAACCGCTCGGAATCCTTAGGCGCATCGTACAAGCATCCTCACGCCCAGGGGCCATCGTCCTCGATTTCTTCGCGGGAAGCGGTACAACGGGCGTAGCTGCGCTTGAGCTGGGACGGCGCTTTATCCTGGTTGATAACAACCCCGAGGCCCTCGCGGTTATGGCCAGGCGGTTCGAAGGCGTCCATGGAATCGAGTGGGTTGGGTTCGATCCGACGCCGTTCCAGAAACGCGAGGAGCAGCGTAGGCTGTTCTCGGCGCCGGCCGCGCCGGAGGAGTAA
- the amrB gene encoding AmmeMemoRadiSam system protein B → MEGRIRLLEPQITRVEGGFLLSDPYGVFGKPLALTEGGLFLLSLMEGKTLEEVQEEVFKAHGVLVPRKELEDLLKALEEAGLLLTEGVERRLREEEEKLRKERPMRLAGLSYPEGAKEARAFWEAFRASFQGEAPEAQALLLPHLEPARVPEAYGAALAALEKTPPPERLYLVGVAHRPLREKAAALPVPFQTPFGPAEPDLPALQALDALLPFELFNTPLAFREEHSLELPLFFLKGAFPQAKVLPLLVGRRSPELGEALKVVLKDFPGLVVLAVDLSHVGPRFGDEPLSRSLAQEARRRDLGFLERLAQGEPEAALAHLGANPTRVDAVEVVASLSPLLSGRRGQVLAYRLDLEVPTLSAVGAGTLAF, encoded by the coding sequence GTGGAGGGCAGGATCCGGCTTCTTGAACCGCAGATCACCCGCGTGGAAGGGGGGTTCCTCCTCAGCGACCCCTACGGGGTTTTCGGCAAGCCCCTGGCGCTCACGGAAGGGGGGCTTTTCCTCCTCTCCCTCATGGAGGGGAAGACCCTGGAGGAGGTCCAGGAGGAGGTCTTCAAGGCCCACGGGGTCCTGGTGCCCCGGAAGGAGCTGGAAGACCTCTTGAAGGCCCTGGAGGAGGCGGGCCTCCTCCTCACGGAGGGGGTGGAAAGGCGGCTTAGGGAGGAAGAGGAGAAGCTTAGGAAGGAGCGGCCCATGCGCCTGGCGGGCCTCTCCTACCCCGAGGGGGCGAAGGAGGCCCGGGCGTTTTGGGAGGCGTTTAGGGCCAGCTTCCAGGGGGAGGCCCCTGAGGCCCAGGCCCTTCTTTTGCCCCACCTGGAGCCCGCCCGCGTGCCCGAGGCCTACGGGGCCGCCCTGGCCGCCCTGGAAAAGACCCCGCCCCCTGAGCGCCTCTACCTGGTGGGGGTAGCCCACCGCCCCCTAAGGGAGAAGGCCGCCGCCCTGCCCGTCCCCTTCCAGACCCCCTTCGGCCCCGCCGAGCCCGACCTCCCCGCCCTCCAGGCCCTGGACGCCCTCCTCCCCTTTGAGCTCTTCAACACCCCCCTGGCCTTCCGGGAGGAGCACAGCCTGGAGCTACCCCTCTTCTTCCTGAAGGGGGCCTTCCCCCAGGCCAAGGTGCTTCCCCTCCTGGTGGGGCGGCGAAGCCCCGAGCTGGGGGAGGCCCTGAAGGTGGTGCTCAAGGACTTCCCAGGCCTTGTGGTCCTGGCGGTGGACCTTTCCCACGTGGGGCCCCGGTTTGGGGACGAGCCCCTTTCCCGCTCCCTGGCGCAGGAGGCCAGGAGGCGGGACCTGGGCTTCCTGGAAAGGCTGGCCCAGGGGGAGCCCGAGGCCGCCTTGGCCCACCTGGGAGCCAACCCCACCCGGGTGGACGCGGTGGAGGTGGTGGCCTCCCTCTCCCCCCTCCTCTCGGGGAGGCGGGGCCAGGTCCTGGCCTACCGGCTGGACCTCGAGGTCCCCACCCTAAGCGCCGTGGGGGCGGGAACCCTGGCCTTCTAA
- a CDS encoding HDIG domain-containing metalloprotein: MLRLLAHLGFPFYTPKGAFPVGGAVRDLLLGRRPLDLDFAARDPLAAAKEAQARLGGTLFPLDEGRGQYRLVVPRPGPQPPLTLDFAPLEATLEEDLLRRDFRLNALLWKEGRVFGLPGAEGDLCRRLLVPVREANLYADPLRSLRAVRLAASLGLGLPAETRRALSRHARFLLAHPEALPARERVREELAKLLLSPRAAWGLHILERTGLLDVYLPELRPLVGLEQGGVHHLDAWRHTLSVLFHLSWLWPEAPLAARLAALYHDVGKPLTRRYDPERGRFRFLGHAEVGAEVAAASLLGLRFPKAAVEEVRALVRRHMDRPPEGQKALRRFYFRRKDLLPALPYLMAADRLGTRGVEGEAWEVLEGFQLAAQTPLPERPLLSGEEVMALLGLRPGPEVGRALALLLEAQAEGRVQSPEEAKALLLYWKGGGQDPAS, from the coding sequence GTGCTTCGTCTCCTCGCCCATCTTGGCTTCCCCTTTTATACCCCCAAGGGGGCCTTCCCCGTAGGGGGGGCGGTGCGGGACCTCCTCCTGGGAAGGCGGCCTTTGGACCTGGACTTCGCCGCCAGGGACCCCCTGGCGGCGGCCAAGGAGGCCCAGGCTCGCCTGGGGGGCACCCTCTTCCCCTTAGACGAGGGGAGGGGTCAGTACCGCCTGGTGGTGCCCCGGCCCGGCCCCCAACCCCCCTTGACCCTGGACTTCGCCCCCCTCGAGGCCACCCTGGAGGAGGACCTCCTTCGGCGGGACTTCCGCCTCAACGCCCTCCTCTGGAAGGAGGGCCGGGTCTTCGGCCTGCCGGGCGCGGAAGGGGACCTATGCAGGCGCCTCCTGGTGCCGGTGCGGGAGGCAAACCTCTACGCCGACCCCCTAAGGAGCCTGCGGGCGGTGCGCCTGGCCGCCAGCCTGGGCCTGGGCCTGCCCGCGGAAACCCGGAGGGCCCTTTCCCGCCATGCCCGCTTCCTCCTGGCCCACCCCGAGGCCCTCCCCGCCCGGGAGCGGGTGCGGGAGGAGCTGGCCAAGCTCCTCCTCTCCCCAAGGGCGGCCTGGGGCCTCCACATTCTGGAGCGCACGGGGCTTTTGGACGTCTACCTCCCCGAGCTCCGCCCCCTGGTGGGCCTGGAGCAGGGCGGGGTGCACCACCTGGACGCCTGGCGGCACACCCTCTCGGTCCTCTTCCACCTCAGCTGGCTCTGGCCGGAGGCCCCCCTCGCCGCCCGCCTCGCCGCCCTTTACCACGACGTGGGCAAGCCCTTAACCCGCCGCTATGACCCCGAGCGGGGCCGCTTCCGCTTCCTGGGGCATGCGGAGGTGGGGGCGGAGGTGGCGGCGGCAAGCCTCCTTGGGCTCCGCTTCCCCAAGGCGGCGGTGGAGGAGGTGCGGGCCCTGGTGCGCCGCCACATGGACCGCCCCCCCGAGGGGCAAAAGGCCCTCCGCCGCTTCTATTTCCGCCGCAAGGACCTCCTTCCCGCCCTCCCCTACCTCATGGCCGCGGACCGCCTGGGCACCCGGGGGGTGGAAGGGGAGGCCTGGGAGGTCCTGGAGGGCTTCCAGTTGGCGGCCCAAACCCCCCTGCCGGAGCGCCCCCTGCTTTCCGGGGAGGAGGTGATGGCGCTCCTCGGCCTAAGGCCGGGGCCGGAGGTGGGGCGGGCCTTGGCCCTTCTCCTCGAGGCCCAGGCGGAAGGACGGGTGCAAAGCCCGGAGGAGGCCAAGGCCCTTCTCCTATATTGGAAGGGTGGAGGGCAGGATCCGGCTTCTTGA
- the coaE gene encoding dephospho-CoA kinase (Dephospho-CoA kinase (CoaE) performs the final step in coenzyme A biosynthesis.), protein MGEETKHPIIIGITGNIGSGKSTVAALLRARGYPVIDLDALAARARENKKEELKRLFPEAFPGGELDRRALAREVFADPEKLRALEAVVHPEVRRLLQEELTRVQAPIVFLEIPLLFEKGWEAHLDATLLVAAPLEERLRRVMERSGLSREEVLARERAQMPEEEKRKRATWTLENRGGLAELEAALEKVLRELRGRFGLS, encoded by the coding sequence ATGGGCGAGGAGACGAAGCACCCCATCATTATCGGCATCACCGGGAACATCGGCAGCGGCAAAAGCACCGTGGCCGCCCTCCTTCGCGCCCGGGGCTACCCGGTGATTGACCTGGACGCCCTGGCCGCCCGGGCCCGGGAGAACAAGAAAGAAGAGCTCAAGCGGCTTTTCCCCGAGGCCTTCCCCGGGGGGGAGCTGGACCGGAGGGCCCTGGCGCGGGAGGTGTTTGCCGATCCTGAGAAGCTTCGGGCCCTGGAGGCGGTGGTCCACCCCGAGGTGCGCCGGCTTTTGCAGGAGGAGCTGACCCGGGTTCAGGCGCCCATCGTCTTCCTGGAGATCCCCCTCCTCTTTGAGAAGGGCTGGGAGGCCCACCTGGACGCCACCCTTTTGGTGGCCGCTCCCCTGGAGGAACGCCTAAGGCGGGTGATGGAGCGCTCCGGGCTTTCCCGGGAGGAGGTCTTGGCCCGGGAAAGGGCCCAGATGCCCGAGGAGGAGAAGCGGAAGCGGGCCACCTGGACCCTGGAAAACCGGGGAGGGTTGGCGGAGCTGGAGGCCGCCTTGGAAAAGGTGCTGAGGGAGCTCCGGGGCCGCTTTGGGCTATCCTAG
- a CDS encoding SDR family oxidoreductase, translating to MRAVLISGASRGIGEATARLLHAKGYRVGLLARDERRLRSLAEELGEGAIPLPGDVRRQADWERAVEGVLRAFGRLDALVNNAGIGLMKPLDELSEEEFREVLDVNLVGPFLGLKAALPSLLASRGVVVNIGSLAGKNAFKGGAAYNASKFGLLGLMGAAMLELREAGVRVVNVLPGSVDTGFAGNAPGASWKLAPGDVAQAVLFALEMPERALVSEIELRPTQTAPKGG from the coding sequence ATGCGGGCGGTTTTGATCTCGGGGGCAAGCCGGGGCATCGGGGAGGCCACCGCCCGGCTTCTCCACGCCAAGGGATACCGGGTGGGCCTCCTGGCCCGGGACGAAAGGCGGCTTAGGTCCCTGGCGGAGGAGCTGGGCGAGGGGGCCATCCCCCTCCCCGGGGACGTGCGCCGCCAGGCGGACTGGGAGCGGGCGGTGGAGGGGGTGCTCCGGGCCTTTGGCCGGCTGGACGCCCTGGTGAACAACGCCGGGATCGGGCTCATGAAGCCCCTGGACGAGCTTTCCGAGGAGGAGTTCCGGGAGGTCTTGGACGTGAACCTGGTGGGGCCCTTCCTGGGCCTCAAGGCGGCCTTGCCCTCCCTCCTGGCCTCCAGGGGGGTGGTGGTGAACATCGGGAGCCTGGCGGGCAAGAACGCCTTCAAGGGTGGGGCGGCCTACAACGCTAGCAAGTTCGGCCTTCTGGGCCTCATGGGGGCGGCCATGCTGGAACTAAGGGAGGCGGGGGTACGGGTGGTGAACGTCCTGCCGGGCTCGGTGGACACGGGCTTCGCCGGGAACGCCCCCGGGGCCTCCTGGAAGCTTGCCCCAGGGGACGTGGCCCAAGCGGTGCTCTTTGCCCTGGAGATGCCGGAAAGGGCTCTGGTGAGCGAAATAGAGCTCCGCCCCACCCAGACCGCTCCCAAGGGGGGCTAA